The Planctomycetota bacterium genome includes the window CGTGCGGCAAGCATTTTCCGGGCCACGGCGACACCGATGTGGACAGCCACCTGGCCCTGCCGAGCCTGGCGCACGCGCTACCGCGCCTGGAGCAGCTCGAGCTGGTTCCCTTTCGCGCCGCCATCGCGGCAAAGGTCGCCGCGATCATGACGGCGCACGTCGTCCTCGAGGCGATCGATCCCGGCGTGCCCGCGACGCTCAGCGCCACGGTGATCGAGGGGATGCTGCGCAAGACTTTGGGCTATGACGGCTTGATTTTGACGGACGACTTCGACATGAAGGCCATCGCCGACCGCTTCGAGAGCGGCGCGGCGGCGGTGCGCTCCATCGAGGCGGGCTGCGATCTGGTGCTGGCGTGCCGTGACATCGCCACACAGCGCCGCGTCATCGAGGCGCTGAGCGACGCGATCGCCGATGGCCGATTGCCGAAGGAGCGTGTCGCGCGGTCCCACCGGCGCCTGGAGCAGGTGCTGGGTGCCTACCCCTCGCTCGCTCCCGACGCCGCGGCACGAACCGCCTGAACCAACGCGCGGCCGATCGCAACGAAATCCGCGATCACCTCACGCCGTGCGCCGCGGCGGCACGAAGACGTTTGCGGCGAGGAGCCCGGCCACCAGCGAGCCGGCGACGACCAGCGCCGCGATCGCCCAGTCCGCTCCGCTGGCCGCGTCATTTTGAA containing:
- the nagZ gene encoding beta-N-acetylhexosaminidase — encoded protein: MHDAPRHSTPLASASALVCIGIAGTSLRPEEAALLAGGVRSVVLFTRNYSDAAQLAHLCMTIREAAGRSVLICVDQEGGRVQRFRGAPFPDQAEARALGALGAEAVALASADTATALRTCGINMNLAPVLDVDSNPNNPVIGNRSFGRDPAIVAELGAACVRAMQRCGVAACGKHFPGHGDTDVDSHLALPSLAHALPRLEQLELVPFRAAIAAKVAAIMTAHVVLEAIDPGVPATLSATVIEGMLRKTLGYDGLILTDDFDMKAIADRFESGAAAVRSIEAGCDLVLACRDIATQRRVIEALSDAIADGRLPKERVARSHRRLEQVLGAYPSLAPDAAARTA